The Solanum lycopersicum chromosome 2, SLM_r2.1 DNA window TGATTACAGAGTCCACGACTAAATTGAGTTGTTATAGCCTATTTTGGTTAGGTTTTTGCGCTCGCGCCCAATCCGCGCCAAATTTCAAATTCTCTTTAGGTCAGTTTGTGCCCTATAAATAGTTCCCAACTTTGCTTCTTCTCCAAACCGATCCTCTTTCACCCCGTCGTCTATACGATGACCATATCTGAGAGAAGCATGAACCGGCCCGTCGGAATCAAGCTGGATCCGTCAAAGAAGCCGGTGTACCTCACCAAATCACAGAGAGAGCAGTTAGCCCTCCATGACGAGATCGCCGATCGGAAACGCTGCCACGAACATCTTCAGGTTAAGTACAACCGCCCTTCCTCCGATAACCACTGTAGCGAAAAGAAccgaaaaagagagagagacagGAACGGTGACAGAGATAGAGAGAAGGAATTAAATCGAGTTAGATTGGAGAATCCGGCAGAGAAGGAACTTGAAGCTATTCATGAGCAATATTTGAGATCTAAGAAACCCAAGAAACGGGTGATTACATCCTGTGCAAAACTCCGATCATCTTTCGGCTGGGAGAACTCTGAAGACACTTCTCGTGACGTGAACCCTCTTTATCAAAACCCTCACGAAGCCCGTCCACACTTTGGTCGCGGATTCTTTGGTGGAATCGATCGAAGGGAGCAGAAGAAGCTTGCCATCAAGAATGAGAGGAAGATACAGGAGGAGATTTGGAAGAAGGGAGGCGTTGAGGCGACTGCAGTAGAAGCAGCTgccttgaagaagaaggaacaaAATGCTGATTTGTATGACACTTTTGACATGAGGGTTGATCGCCACTGGACAGATAAGAAGCTGGAGGAAATGACAGAGAGAGATTGGAGGATATTTAGGGAGGATTACAACATATCCTATAAGGGGTCGAGGATACCCCGTCCCATGAGGAATTGGGCCGAGAGCGCCTTAACTACAGAGTTGCTTAAGGCGGTTGAGAGGGCTGGCTACAGGAAGCCCTCTCCTATTCAAATGGCTTCCATTCCGCTTGGACTTCAACTACGTGACGTGATTGGTGTCGCAGAAACTGGTTCAGGTAAAACTGCTGCTTTTGTTCTCCCTTTGTTGAATTATATCACTAGGCTTCCTCCATTGAGTGAAGAGAATGAGGCAGAGGGGCCATATGCGGTTGTAATGGCACCCACACGAGAACTAGCTCAACAAATTGAGGATGAGACCGTCAAGTTTGCACACTATTTGGGTATCAAAGTTGTTTCTATTGTTGGTGGGCAGTCCATAGAAGAGCAAGGTTTTAGGATTAGGCAAGGCTGTGAAGTTGTGATTGCGACCCCTGGGCGACTTCTCGATTGCTTGGAGAGACGTTATTGTGTTCTGAACCAGTGTAATTATGTTGTTCTCGATGAGGCTGACCGGATGATTGATATGGGTTTTGGACCTCAAGTTGTTGGTGTACTGGATGCAATGCCTTCAAGTAATATGAAACCAAAGAACGAGGATGAAAAGCTTGATGAGAATAAGATTTATCGAACCACTTATATGTTCAGTGCTACCATGCCACCTGCCGTAGAGCGGCTGGCTAGAAATTACTTAAGAAATCCTGCTGTCGTGACTATTGGCACTGCTGGAAAGGTTACTGACCTCATTACTCAGCATGTCTTCATGGTAAAGGAATCTGAGAAAATGTTTAAGTTGCAGAGGTTTCTGGATGAGCTTGGAGATAAGACTGCTATTGTGTTCATCAACTCTAGAAAGCGGGTTAACACTGTTGCCAAGCATCTGGATAAAGCTGGCTATAGGGTAACCACACTGCATGGTGGGAAATCACAGGAGCAGAGGGAAATCAGCCTTGAAGGATTTAGGACAAAGAAGTATAATGTGTTAGTTGCTAGTGATGTTGCCGGTCGTGGAATTGATATACCTGATGTGGCCCATGTGATTAACTATGATATGACAAACAAACTTGAAGCATACACCCATCGTATTGGACGTACAGGTCGTGCAGGAAAGACAGGTGTAGCCACAACGTTTTTGACCTTGCAGGATACTGAAGTCTTTTATGATCTTAAGCAAATGCTCATCCAAAGCGACAGTCCTGTTCCCCCCGAACTTGCTAGGCATGAAGCTTCAAAGCTCAAGCCGGGAAGTATTCCTGGCAGACCACCTAGGCGGAACGATATTGTTTTTACTCATTAAAGTTGGAACTCATGCATATTCAATCACAGTGGTCGAGAGTAAAGAGATTATATAATGGTATCTGTGAAAGAGATGGAGTTGGTAGATACGGTGAATGACTCCTACATAGTGCAGTGGTAAACACAAAACcagttattttataaatatttttcattctattACTAACAACAAATATGTTAACTTTCTTATATTTCTTTAAACATTAGTGTATCTTCTGACACTGTTTGCGCAGTTTAGGTTTTCCTTATATTTCTATTATACTTACTCTATCTTAGGTACGATGTGCTTACTTATGATTGTGATTATATGACAACAACATAACCACTCTAAACCCataagtggggtctggggagggtagtGCGTATGTAGCCCTTACCCCTACCCTGGAAGGTAGCTGTTTCCaatagaccctcggctcaaggaAAATTGATTGTGATTATATGATGCTGAGATTTCACTGTGCTGGTAAAAAGATTCTTTACCTAGTGCTCTCCTAAcctttttacttaaaaaaaatgaacagatCAATGGTAGTATAGTACAGTATGCCATGGTACTCCATCGGGGGTTGAGGGGTTGGTTTGCAGAACCATTCATATGTCTTACCCCTTAGTAACAGTCAACGGGACTATGCATGACATTCAGCTTGAGGTTTCATGCATTGAAGGTGTGGATATACTTACATGAGATTTGCATACATTGCTCAATTACACTTAGTTATGTTTAGATTATGACAGATGGCTCACTCGATGGTAAAGCATATCAAGAGTTAGATAATGATCTTTTTAGGTGAAAACAATCTGAGGCCCGTTGTACCATTGATACTTGTAGAGTTGATCAAACTATCACTATGTAAATGAAGTTCATGAGGCTCTTGATTGATTGCAGGACATACTTTAGTGTTTTGGCCCAACTTCCAAATGATTTATAGTTTTCAGCTTATTTCATTCTATCAGTAAAACAACAAGGCCCTTGAGTACCTTGTAAGATggaaaatgacttttaagtcatCAGCAATCTGATGGAGGAGGAGTACTATGAGTGCATCAGGTGTACATGCAGCTTTCCGGTAATAATCAAAGAGAGGGATGCACCACCAATTACTCTGCGTGAGAGAGAATAGGCATCCTTTTTAGTAGTCATCTTGGTGTCACTATTGCTAATGGGCAATGGCCTAATGCACCATAAGCAAACTACTTGCTTAACTGGACAGAACTTGGGCATGCATTGGATAATATTAGCATGAGAAATGTGGTTTTAAATGCTTGATTTAGTTTTATGGTTGAAGAAGTAGATGTTTGCACATATAAAAGTCAACTTCTACTTCcgtataatatattttgtgaaATGCAGGTAAAATCAACATATTGTATTTCATGCATTATCAAAGTGTCTTCTCACTGGAAAGAAAGATGATGAGACATTGGGTTAATTTCTTGTGTGTGATTATGCAGCAAAGCTTGAAGCTTGGGACTGATATCCTGTAGATAATAAGCAATTGAACAGGCATGAACTTCTTTAGCTCCTCAGAGTTATCCTAAATACTTTTTAATAACAATACATTTATACTTTAGTAATGAAACATTTTCCATTCCTTGCTTCCATCTCTTTTGCACTATTTCTGTCTATCTTTATGTATGCCAACATTCTGTCACCCACCATTTGTGTATATATGATTGTTAGCTAGGCTGGCCTTTGCTCTTCTATTGGGAATTTGTGGTGGTGGAGGTGTTGCTGTAAACAAATATTGGATAACCTTTGTTAGTTTGCTTATGTGAATCATGTTTGTGATTCTCTTATCTGTTTTATATCCTCCCTTGTCACTAGCATGGTTTTGGTTTTGCTTTCCTTCAGGTTTCCACTGGGATGTTTATATTGGCCGTTGGAAGAGGTActcttttgtttattattttattataaaagaatGAAACAACATGGTTGGATTAAATAACATGCTCTGGCAATCTAAATAATAGTGTCATAGGttgctttactttcttttactttgatgaatatacaaaaaatgatttaaatctCTCTGCCATAGAACTTTTAAGATTCCGTAATAGATTTTATTATCTACTACAAAAACTAAAGGCAATCATGGTGGAAATGCATTTGTTTGAGAGGAACTCTTCTTTTGCTTCACTAAAAGCAAATTATGTTTGGTTCTGACTTGTGATTAATAGATCTATTAGCTGATTCAGCATAATATTTAGGCCCTTGTTCTGAAAAGTCGAAGATATGCCTTCTATTTACTATGTCCTGGAACGCATTGTTCTTTTCTAGTTGTGATAGAATGATATATCTGCTGTAGAATAGTTTCGAACTctataaaattcataaacttttgtttttgttagttAATCTTTCTTAAGTTCAACTTTGGAAACAGATTTAAACACTGTATCCTCACTCACCATCATGTGAGAATTCAGCATTCTCGCTGAGAGCATTTTAGCATGACAATTCTTAGTGTTGCAATAATTGATCAAAATTTTGTGAGAATACAGCCCATTTCTATTGCGCAGCTGTACATAGAGGGAGGAGGTACTCCTTTATTCTTCTGTATTACTTTTTGGTGTGTCATGATAAATACTACATTTTAGTTGCATATACTAGTGGCCTTTTCTCCgctattttcttttcatacctgttttgatatgttttacttGAGCCAAGGTCTATCGAAAACAGTCTTTCTACCTCAAGTCCTCTAGAGGTAGGGTAACGTTGCATACACCCCACCCTCTCTAAACCCCACTTGTGGGGTTTTGCTAGGTACGTTGTTGTTGTATCCACTTCATCATTTGCTTTGAAGTTAGACCaggaaataattttatttggacCTGCTACTGTTTTCAAGAAACAGAAGAACTTGTGTAATGCTTTTATACTTTATATGTAAGATGTGCATCAATCATTTTTGTTACAGCTAACATGAAATGTCATCTTGATGTTTAGATCATTGGAAAGAATAAGACGTCTGAGAAGGAATGCCGTAAAAAGGCTTCTTCAATTTAATCTGGGATAGGAGTAAACTATGAAAACAAGCAACGAAGTAGAAAAGAGAACATGCATTTTCAGTAGTTGGGGAAGAATTTGAGATTaaacttatttatgttttatttatttaccatataatacaaaaatccctcctctccaaaaaaaaaaatcaaacatctAGATACGTTACTCTCCATTTCAAACCCACGTTTCCCCGTCCTATTTTCACTTCTTCAATTTCTCTCTATTTTTACTCTCATAATCTAATCGGTCATCCCTCGtcctaaaatttgaatttcaaaaaatttctctctctagtcAATCAATTGTCAATAGGTAGTTATTGTCTTCTCCATTTTGTTcgtttttttaatcaattttctcATACATATAGATGCTCCTTCGTTTAGTGTTGAGATTATTCAATTAAATACATCTAACACTGATCAAATTTGTGATATTGACGATCATAAATGGGCTGAAAATAGATCTAAAAGCTTGCACAATTCATTTACAACGACAAATCAAAATTGTCAGTAGGTAGTTATTGTCTTCTCCATTTTGTTCgttttttcaatcaattttcTCATACAAATGGATGCTCCTTCGTTTAGTATTGGGATTATTCAATTATATACATCTAACACTGATCAAATTTGTGATAAATGGGCTGAGAATAGATCCAAAAGCTTGCACAATTCTTTTACAACggcaaatcaaaattttgagaaagcAAAATCAAAGAAGAATGTATTTTCATTGTCTAAAGCGGATGTGCAAAATCATGATTTTAAATTCGATCAGTGTTAGATGTATTTAATTAGATAATCTCAATATTAAATAAAGGAACATTCATATATACCAAAACTtgattaaaaaatgaagaataacaAAGCGGAGAAGATGATAACTATCTATTGACAAATATGAAATTGATTGACTGGAGAGAGAAACTTTTTGAAATCAGAATTAGAATGAAAGAGATAATTGATTGAATTATCAGAGCAAATATAGGAGTGCGGAAGCGTGGTTTTGGAACGGAGAGTAATGTATTCGGATGTTTGAGTTTTTGTAGGAAAGAGAGGAATTTTTGTATCATTTTGAAATGATAgggaataatagaaaatatggTAAATAATGGTGTGTGGatagataatttttatatttaagagACTGTCCATGtataataatgaaatttaataagaaatttaaaagaTTGTTGATGTATTCTCCGCGGTAACATGGGAGTGGATTAGAAgcaaccaatatatatatacacacacattagTACATCATTATCAATTTCATAGTCTACACCTACAAAATAAAAGTATGAATTTGTTTGGGAAAATATACAAGTACCCCCTTAATCTATGCCCGAACTCTCAGAgagacacttatactatactcaggtcctattaccctccgaacttattttatatataattttctaccccttttcgatcgccgtggcactatcttgtggggcCCAGTGGGTGttgatatttttcttcaagctagtgtcacgtaggtcgaaaagggttagaaaattatttacaaaataagttcaggggataataggaccttagtacagtataagtgtgtctctgggattttggCATAGGTGGAGAAGgtatttgtgcattttccctatttgttataatcattgtttaaatacttaattgacatatataaataacaattacatatatatgtgACCTTCATTTTCTTTAGCTCATTCGAAATTATTAATTTTGCCATATGTAAATTTTgacatataattgaattatgaaataCAACACAATCAATATATAGAGATACTTATGGACCAATCTAAATAACAAATGAATTGCATATAAAGTAAATTTGAAATCATCACCAGTATAAATTCAAGAGTCGTTTTCATAGAGTCAAACTAAAGTATgacttaaattaaataatacattgATTCACCATTTAACTATAGaatgaaaagaataataatcttaggtaataagtcaaaaataaggaaatataatgtaataaataacaatatctatgatttttttatttgttgatatTGTACTTTCTGAAATCGTCACTGCAATACAACTTTCATATTAGACatacttcaataaaaaaaaaaaagaaaagacattGTGCCATATaattcttttcaattttcacaAGTATATAGCCAAATAAAGATACCTGTCATTTAAGGTATCATCTCTTGTGAGATTttcatgaaaatcaattaacacGCAAAAAAGCATATCATATCTTTTTCAGTCCACTCCTGATGTTGCTTTTGTATTCATAT harbors:
- the LOC101245423 gene encoding DEAD-box ATP-dependent RNA helicase 21-like translates to MTISERSMNRPVGIKLDPSKKPVYLTKSQREQLALHDEIADRKRCHEHLQVKYNRPSSDNHCSEKNRKRERDRNGDRDREKELNRVRLENPAEKELEAIHEQYLRSKKPKKRVITSCAKLRSSFGWENSEDTSRDVNPLYQNPHEARPHFGRGFFGGIDRREQKKLAIKNERKIQEEIWKKGGVEATAVEAAALKKKEQNADLYDTFDMRVDRHWTDKKLEEMTERDWRIFREDYNISYKGSRIPRPMRNWAESALTTELLKAVERAGYRKPSPIQMASIPLGLQLRDVIGVAETGSGKTAAFVLPLLNYITRLPPLSEENEAEGPYAVVMAPTRELAQQIEDETVKFAHYLGIKVVSIVGGQSIEEQGFRIRQGCEVVIATPGRLLDCLERRYCVLNQCNYVVLDEADRMIDMGFGPQVVGVLDAMPSSNMKPKNEDEKLDENKIYRTTYMFSATMPPAVERLARNYLRNPAVVTIGTAGKVTDLITQHVFMVKESEKMFKLQRFLDELGDKTAIVFINSRKRVNTVAKHLDKAGYRVTTLHGGKSQEQREISLEGFRTKKYNVLVASDVAGRGIDIPDVAHVINYDMTNKLEAYTHRIGRTGRAGKTGVATTFLTLQDTEVFYDLKQMLIQSDSPVPPELARHEASKLKPGSIPGRPPRRNDIVFTH